One part of the Bacteroidales bacterium genome encodes these proteins:
- a CDS encoding N-acetylneuraminate synthase family protein, protein MKKVSLIAETAWHHDGNFNFMKDLVKKIITQTKTDYIKLHLSFDFNEYMTKNHPAYGFFENKLLSENQWTEIINKIQQSEKKIMLLLNDKKAIDFGIQYNPDLVEIHSVCLNDIKLLHHLKNKIDQKTKIVLGVGGSTLYEIENAINTLQNNNIVLMHGFQNYPTKYEDINFRKIMKIISLFPNFEHGYADHTAWNNENNVLITLLGAVLGMDYIEKHITTELGQERTDWQAAINIDTFNELQSKLEILNACSGNGLLELNIGEKKYSVFGPNKKAGILNKNIKSGSVITENDIDFKRTKKITDLSQIDLINSFGRKVQKDFSKGYCLQKTDIEL, encoded by the coding sequence ATGAAAAAAGTATCTTTAATAGCGGAAACTGCCTGGCATCACGACGGAAATTTTAATTTTATGAAAGATTTGGTAAAAAAAATTATTACACAAACCAAAACAGACTATATAAAATTGCATTTAAGCTTTGATTTTAATGAGTATATGACCAAAAACCATCCTGCTTATGGTTTCTTCGAAAATAAACTTTTATCAGAAAATCAATGGACTGAAATTATAAATAAAATACAACAATCCGAAAAAAAAATAATGCTTTTGTTAAATGATAAAAAAGCAATTGATTTCGGAATACAATATAATCCGGATTTAGTAGAAATACACTCAGTCTGTTTAAATGACATTAAACTACTTCATCATTTAAAAAACAAAATTGATCAAAAAACTAAAATCGTTCTTGGTGTAGGCGGATCAACTCTTTATGAAATAGAAAATGCAATTAATACACTCCAAAATAACAACATTGTTTTAATGCACGGATTTCAAAATTATCCGACAAAATACGAAGACATAAATTTCCGTAAAATCATGAAAATAATATCATTGTTTCCAAACTTTGAACATGGGTATGCTGACCATACAGCGTGGAACAATGAAAATAATGTCTTAATTACACTTTTAGGTGCCGTACTCGGTATGGATTACATAGAAAAACATATCACAACAGAATTGGGGCAAGAAAGAACAGATTGGCAAGCAGCAATCAACATTGATACGTTTAACGAACTTCAAAGCAAATTAGAAATCCTTAATGCTTGCTCCGGAAACGGTCTTTTAGAGTTAAATATCGGCGAAAAAAAATATTCAGTTTTCGGACCAAATAAAAAAGCAGGAATTTTAAATAAAAACATAAAATCAGGAAGCGTTATTACTGAAAATGATATTGATTTTAAAAGAACAAAAAAAATAACTGACTTATCACAAATTGATTTAATAAATTCATTCGGAAGAAAAGTTCAAAAAGATTTCTCAAAAGGATATTGTTTGCAAAAAACAGATATAGAATTATGA
- the neuB gene encoding N-acetylneuraminate synthase, which translates to MITIIAEAGVNHNGSIETAKKLIDVAAKAGVDYIKFQTFKTENIVSKAAPKADYQKQNSNNKESQFEMIKKLELDIEKHKELIKHCKKRNINFLSSAFDLDSIDMLKELGINLWKIPSGEITNLPYLRKIGNMNQQIIMSSGIANLSEIEAALDILEQAGTTRNKITVLHCNTEYPTSMQDVNLNAMKTIKEAFKVDVGYSDHTLGIEIPVAAVALGATVIEKHFTLDKTTEGPDHKASLEPHELKAMVKAVRNIEKAMGNGIKKASASEEKNKKIARKSIVAAKNIKKNDTFDESNIAIKRPGTGLSPMLWDKIIGKKATKNYKLDELIKLL; encoded by the coding sequence ATGATAACAATAATAGCCGAAGCAGGTGTTAACCACAACGGAAGTATTGAAACCGCAAAAAAACTAATAGATGTTGCTGCAAAAGCCGGTGTTGATTATATTAAATTTCAAACTTTTAAAACAGAAAACATTGTAAGTAAGGCCGCACCAAAAGCAGATTATCAAAAGCAAAACTCTAACAATAAGGAATCTCAATTTGAGATGATAAAAAAACTTGAACTTGATATTGAAAAACATAAAGAATTAATCAAACACTGCAAAAAAAGAAACATCAATTTTTTATCTTCCGCTTTTGATTTAGACAGCATTGATATGCTTAAAGAACTGGGAATAAATTTATGGAAAATCCCTTCCGGAGAAATAACAAACTTACCTTACTTAAGAAAAATCGGTAATATGAATCAACAAATTATAATGTCGTCCGGCATTGCAAATTTAAGTGAAATTGAAGCCGCTCTTGATATTTTAGAACAAGCCGGCACAACTCGCAACAAAATAACCGTATTACATTGCAATACAGAATACCCTACATCTATGCAAGATGTCAATCTAAATGCAATGAAAACAATTAAAGAAGCATTTAAAGTTGATGTCGGATATTCCGACCATACTCTCGGTATAGAAATTCCTGTTGCTGCCGTGGCATTAGGAGCAACAGTTATCGAAAAACACTTTACTCTTGACAAAACAACGGAAGGGCCTGATCATAAAGCAAGTCTTGAACCACACGAGTTAAAAGCAATGGTAAAGGCTGTCAGAAACATTGAAAAAGCAATGGGTAACGGAATAAAAAAAGCATCAGCATCAGAGGAAAAAAATAAAAAAATTGCACGCAAAAGCATAGTTGCAGCAAAAAACATAAAAAAAAATGACACATTTGACGAGTCTAATATAGCAATAAAACGTCCGGGTACCGGTCTTTCGCCAATGCTTTGGGATAAAATTATCGGAAAAAAAGCGACCAAAAACTATAAACTTGATGAGTTAATTAAATTATTATAA
- a CDS encoding oligosaccharide flippase family protein: MLKKLFTNTLIYGLAPQLPRILSVFTLPIVTQYLTKTDYGINGIIMSYIGAVSVFEMLGLRLSIVNSFYHSEKQHKWLWRQIHGFLSQWMFVFSILLVILLYFITPEEARENLWYIIPLLIVPRLIVGPTTMIAHSYYQLQEKPTPIAVRSVVFGVFSILLTLYTIAGLKMGYMGWFVSNAITGTLQGISYMFPLYKKLKLTPIFNYKRRLIKKSLKVTLPTIPHYYSSFLLDSSDRIVMDNINVSTENIGGYNLAYNFGNYFGTLASATGLAIGPTLRHYIKQGKEAASRKLIFIVQIAFLIISFLMCLWIKEIFFFLIQNEDLRSVYPLTVPIIMAYNYRPMYMGSTTALFYYEKTNLLWKITFTAGILNVILNIIFIPIFGVVAAAVTTFLALMYMGYAGFFLKEFKKYNNVNYHPVKWIVATFIITLTAYFLLDISILIKIAITLTILIFLAYVVFYKKDLISLPD; this comes from the coding sequence ATGCTCAAAAAATTATTCACAAATACATTAATTTATGGTCTTGCTCCACAGCTTCCTCGTATTTTAAGTGTCTTTACACTACCTATAGTAACACAATATTTAACAAAAACAGATTATGGTATTAATGGTATTATAATGTCATATATCGGGGCTGTCAGTGTTTTTGAAATGCTTGGTCTTCGCTTATCAATTGTTAATTCATTTTATCATTCTGAAAAACAACATAAATGGTTATGGAGGCAAATACACGGTTTTTTAAGTCAATGGATGTTTGTTTTTAGCATTTTACTTGTAATTCTTTTATATTTTATAACTCCCGAAGAAGCAAGAGAAAATTTGTGGTATATTATTCCTCTGCTGATTGTTCCCAGATTAATTGTCGGGCCAACAACTATGATCGCTCACTCCTATTATCAATTACAAGAAAAACCAACACCTATTGCAGTAAGATCTGTTGTTTTTGGAGTATTTAGCATATTATTAACACTATATACTATTGCCGGGCTTAAAATGGGATATATGGGGTGGTTTGTTTCAAATGCCATAACAGGAACATTACAAGGCATTTCATATATGTTTCCCTTATATAAGAAATTAAAATTAACTCCAATCTTTAATTATAAAAGAAGGTTAATTAAGAAATCATTAAAAGTTACCTTGCCTACTATTCCTCATTACTATTCCTCTTTCCTTTTGGATAGTTCGGATAGAATTGTTATGGATAACATTAATGTTTCAACTGAAAATATTGGAGGATACAATCTTGCTTATAATTTTGGAAACTATTTTGGGACTTTGGCAAGTGCTACAGGATTAGCAATAGGGCCTACACTAAGACATTATATAAAACAAGGAAAAGAAGCAGCTTCTCGAAAGTTAATATTTATTGTTCAAATTGCATTCCTTATTATATCTTTTTTAATGTGTTTGTGGATAAAAGAAATTTTCTTTTTTTTAATTCAAAATGAAGATTTGCGGTCTGTTTATCCCTTAACTGTTCCAATTATTATGGCATATAATTACAGGCCGATGTATATGGGATCAACAACTGCTCTTTTTTATTATGAAAAAACAAATCTGTTATGGAAAATTACATTTACGGCAGGTATTCTTAACGTAATATTAAACATTATTTTCATTCCGATATTTGGAGTTGTTGCTGCTGCCGTTACAACATTTTTGGCACTTATGTATATGGGGTATGCCGGTTTTTTCTTAAAGGAATTTAAAAAATATAATAACGTTAATTATCACCCGGTTAAATGGATTGTTGCAACTTTTATTATTACATTAACAGCATATTTTCTTTTAGATATTTCAATATTAATAAAAATAGCTATTACTTTAACAATTTTAATATTTCTTGCATATGTTGTTTTTTATAAGAAAGATCTTATAAGTTTACCTGATTGA
- a CDS encoding DegT/DnrJ/EryC1/StrS family aminotransferase → MNERISWVQPYFWGNEIAYVNDAVKSTWISGGSYIKKLEDSFSDLFNINNSITTSNGTTSIHLAYLAVGIKPGDEIIVPGFAFMAAANIALHFGAKPIFADVDPKTWNITASEIEKKITKKTKAIVPVHTYGNVCDMDEIMNIANKYNIWVIEDVAEALFSKYKDKYAGTFGHLSSFSFQATKTITTGEGGMLITANKELSDKMKLYRSHGLSERGKYWHEVPGHNFRLTNMQAALGVAQFEKRNDIIAARKNMHNLYLKNLKNIDEIELQYFEPNINPVLWAFALKISKKVFPQGRDILIEQLKEAGIETRPGFIASSRLKIFHTHNVPVSEMLGDAVISLPSVPTLNEEKIYFICNQLLKLKK, encoded by the coding sequence ATGAACGAAAGGATATCTTGGGTGCAACCTTATTTCTGGGGCAATGAAATTGCCTATGTAAATGATGCGGTTAAGTCCACATGGATTTCAGGTGGTAGTTATATAAAAAAACTGGAAGATAGTTTTTCCGATTTATTTAATATTAATAACTCTATCACAACTTCCAACGGCACTACTTCAATTCACTTAGCTTATCTTGCTGTTGGAATAAAACCGGGTGATGAAATTATTGTTCCGGGATTTGCTTTTATGGCAGCGGCAAATATTGCATTACATTTTGGAGCAAAACCTATTTTTGCTGATGTTGACCCTAAAACATGGAATATAACAGCATCCGAAATAGAAAAAAAAATAACAAAAAAAACAAAAGCAATTGTTCCTGTTCATACTTATGGTAATGTTTGTGATATGGACGAAATTATGAATATCGCAAATAAATATAATATTTGGGTGATTGAAGATGTCGCCGAAGCACTTTTTTCAAAATACAAAGACAAATATGCAGGAACTTTTGGACATTTAAGCAGTTTTAGCTTTCAAGCAACAAAAACAATCACAACCGGTGAGGGTGGAATGCTTATTACTGCCAATAAAGAACTTTCGGATAAAATGAAGCTGTACAGAAGTCACGGACTTTCTGAACGTGGAAAATATTGGCATGAAGTTCCCGGACATAATTTCAGACTAACAAATATGCAAGCTGCTTTAGGAGTGGCACAATTCGAAAAACGAAATGATATAATTGCTGCAAGAAAAAATATGCACAATTTGTATTTAAAAAATTTAAAAAATATTGACGAAATTGAATTACAATACTTTGAACCAAACATTAATCCGGTACTCTGGGCATTTGCCTTGAAAATTTCAAAGAAAGTTTTTCCACAAGGTCGCGATATTCTTATAGAACAATTGAAAGAGGCAGGAATAGAAACGCGTCCGGGTTTTATTGCATCTTCACGGTTAAAAATATTTCATACTCACAATGTCCCTGTTAGTGAAATGTTAGGTGATGCTGTAATTAGTCTGCCTTCAGTTCCTACTTTAAATGAAGAAAAAATATATTTTATTTGTAATCAACTATTAAAATTAAAAAAATAA
- a CDS encoding nucleotidyltransferase family protein has translation MNHNNYIADDTVTIKDAMKKLDKAAIGFLCIYKNNEIFGVITDGDIRRAILNDVSLKNPIEEITNKNFISLPYNFTHDEADKVFKKKDVKHIPVIKNNQLIDIIIKDDFYKISIETKQEKIDAKVVIMAGGKGTRLAPFTNILPKPLIPVGDKSMIEVIMKEYNKYKISEYYISVNYKASMIKAYLEDIKHNYNIQYINEKKPLGTAGALKFVENEFEKPFFVANCDIIIKANYAEIYDFHIKGKYDITLVASMQHYAIPYGVCKISKGGELIKIDEKPEFDFLVNTGMYILNPDVLKIIPKNKIYHITSLIDDTKKRGGKIGVFPVSEKSWVDIGQMKEYKKNKLKIITK, from the coding sequence ATGAACCATAACAATTACATTGCTGATGATACCGTTACAATTAAAGATGCTATGAAAAAGCTTGACAAAGCTGCCATCGGGTTTTTATGCATATATAAGAATAATGAAATATTTGGTGTTATAACAGACGGAGACATAAGAAGAGCTATTCTGAATGATGTTTCTCTAAAGAATCCCATAGAAGAAATAACTAATAAAAATTTTATCAGCTTGCCTTACAACTTTACTCATGATGAGGCAGATAAAGTTTTCAAGAAAAAAGACGTAAAACACATTCCCGTAATAAAGAACAACCAACTCATTGATATTATTATAAAAGATGATTTTTATAAAATTAGCATTGAAACCAAACAGGAAAAAATTGATGCAAAGGTTGTTATAATGGCCGGCGGAAAAGGCACACGTTTAGCTCCGTTCACAAACATTCTTCCAAAACCGCTTATTCCTGTCGGAGATAAATCAATGATAGAAGTCATAATGAAAGAATATAATAAATATAAGATTTCAGAATATTATATTTCGGTAAATTATAAAGCATCAATGATAAAGGCATATCTTGAAGATATTAAGCACAATTATAATATACAATACATTAATGAAAAAAAACCGCTTGGTACGGCAGGAGCATTGAAATTTGTGGAAAATGAATTTGAAAAACCTTTTTTTGTTGCCAATTGTGACATCATAATAAAAGCCAATTATGCTGAAATATATGACTTTCATATAAAAGGAAAATATGACATTACACTTGTAGCATCAATGCAACACTATGCAATTCCTTATGGTGTTTGTAAAATATCAAAGGGTGGTGAATTAATAAAAATTGATGAAAAACCTGAATTTGATTTTCTTGTTAATACAGGGATGTATATTCTGAATCCGGACGTATTAAAAATCATACCAAAAAATAAAATTTATCATATCACAAGTTTAATTGATGATACAAAAAAAAGGGGGGGAAAGATTGGTGTTTTTCCTGTTTCTGAAAAATCGTGGGTTGATATTGGTCAGATGAAAGAATACAAAAAAAACAAATTAAAGATTATTACTAAGTAA
- a CDS encoding class I SAM-dependent methyltransferase has protein sequence MNSSKIQKCRFCGNTTLIPCIDLGEQYLSSIFPENLFYRETVQKQPLDLVLCEKNENSCGALQLGHSFDMSQMYEHYPFTSSTNSSMSKILKDVLDSAIELTDVKEDELVLDIGGNDGTLLSFLQDKNCDLLCIDAAQNVVPVFTSKKFKFATGFFNEDIFKSLTNKKAKLIFSIAMFYHLHDPIQFSKDVEACLAEDGIWIIQMAYLPAMITTNMYDNIVHEHVGYYATDHLKWIMDKVGLEIFDVMLNDVYGGSFRIFVKKKGCTKYPQTNRYHEILNKEKEADIYNADTYFQFMKRVEKTKNDLVELCEKLKQKNKKIWIYGASTKGNTILQYCGINYDLITAAADSNPFKFGKYIIGADIPIKNEEEMRTEKPDYFLALPYSFIDGFIKREETLVSNGTKFILPLPEVKVVP, from the coding sequence ATGAATAGTTCCAAAATACAAAAGTGTCGATTTTGTGGAAATACAACATTAATTCCTTGTATTGACCTTGGTGAACAATACCTGTCCTCTATTTTTCCGGAAAATCTTTTTTACCGCGAGACAGTTCAAAAACAACCATTGGATTTGGTTTTATGTGAGAAAAATGAAAACAGTTGTGGTGCATTACAATTAGGGCATTCATTTGATATGTCTCAAATGTATGAACACTACCCTTTCACAAGTTCCACCAATTCTTCTATGTCAAAAATTTTGAAAGATGTCCTTGATAGTGCCATAGAATTAACTGATGTTAAAGAAGATGAATTAGTGCTTGACATAGGAGGAAACGATGGAACTCTATTGTCATTTTTACAAGATAAAAATTGTGATCTATTATGCATTGATGCTGCTCAAAATGTTGTTCCTGTTTTTACATCTAAAAAATTCAAATTTGCTACCGGTTTTTTTAATGAAGATATATTTAAATCATTAACAAATAAAAAAGCAAAACTTATTTTCAGTATTGCAATGTTTTATCACTTACATGATCCGATTCAATTTTCAAAAGACGTGGAAGCCTGTTTGGCTGAAGATGGTATTTGGATAATTCAAATGGCATATCTGCCAGCAATGATTACTACTAACATGTATGATAATATTGTACATGAACACGTTGGATATTATGCAACAGATCATTTGAAATGGATTATGGATAAAGTTGGTTTAGAAATTTTTGATGTAATGTTAAATGATGTATATGGGGGTAGTTTTAGGATTTTTGTCAAAAAGAAAGGATGTACAAAATACCCTCAAACTAATCGCTACCATGAAATTTTAAATAAAGAAAAAGAAGCTGACATTTATAATGCTGATACTTACTTTCAGTTTATGAAAAGAGTAGAAAAAACAAAAAATGATTTAGTTGAACTTTGTGAAAAATTAAAACAAAAAAATAAAAAAATTTGGATTTATGGAGCATCAACAAAAGGAAATACAATCCTTCAGTATTGTGGTATTAACTATGATTTAATAACTGCGGCAGCTGATTCTAATCCTTTTAAATTTGGAAAATATATTATCGGAGCAGATATTCCTATAAAGAACGAAGAGGAGATGCGCACCGAAAAGCCTGATTATTTCCTTGCTTTACCATATAGTTTTATTGACGGATTTATTAAAAGAGAAGAAACTTTGGTAAGCAATGGCACAAAATTTATTCTTCCTTTACCTGAAGTTAAAGTTGTTCCCTAA
- a CDS encoding GNAT family N-acetyltransferase: MQIEIVKKKSDRFVKDAVKLHIEALSYRSFITELGFRFLYKLYTSIFHLDLGFLIVASVNNKLKGFILATEDSDLLFKVIIKRFYIFIPLIIMRILRKPQIIIKLIQTILYNKKVDINIKSELVVIAVDNTERSKGMGREMLNELSIEFLKRNITEYKVTVHEEMHKSNNFYLKNSFLFLKSFSMYGVIWNLYSKKIK; this comes from the coding sequence ATGCAAATAGAAATTGTTAAAAAAAAATCAGACAGATTTGTTAAAGATGCTGTAAAATTACATATTGAAGCTTTATCTTACCGTAGTTTTATTACTGAATTAGGTTTTAGGTTTCTTTACAAGCTTTATACATCTATATTTCATCTTGATTTAGGATTCTTAATTGTAGCTTCTGTGAATAATAAATTGAAGGGTTTCATTTTAGCAACAGAAGATAGTGATTTACTATTTAAAGTGATAATTAAGCGGTTTTATATTTTTATACCATTAATAATTATGAGAATATTGCGTAAACCGCAGATTATAATAAAATTAATTCAAACCATATTATATAACAAAAAAGTAGATATAAATATAAAATCAGAATTGGTTGTTATAGCTGTTGATAATACTGAACGTTCAAAGGGTATGGGACGGGAAATGCTTAATGAATTGTCAATAGAGTTTTTAAAAAGGAATATAACAGAATATAAGGTTACTGTTCATGAAGAAATGCATAAGTCCAATAATTTTTATTTGAAAAATAGTTTTTTGTTTTTGAAATCTTTTAGTATGTATGGTGTGATATGGAACTTATATTCAAAAAAAATAAAATGA
- a CDS encoding glycosyltransferase, with product MKDSSISIILPAYNEKENVIPLSEKIHKFLIDYKHEIIVVDDNSPDGTYQALIDLNQTWLKPVLRTEDRGFAKSIRCGIENAKGDIIVVMDSDFNHCPEYLPIMIDNLKYYNCVIASRFLYFPIEKHLSIFRIVSSWFFNLFIRIVLFSKITENLFGFFAIKRNVLYTLDFDKIFWGFGDYYIRFVFFLQKKNCTILQIPAVFGERLHGKGNKGLLKRIVRYLKETFILRFKNI from the coding sequence ATGAAAGATTCTTCAATATCAATTATTTTACCTGCGTATAATGAAAAAGAGAATGTTATTCCGCTTTCAGAAAAAATTCATAAATTTTTAATTGATTATAAACATGAGATAATTGTTGTTGATGATAATAGCCCGGATGGGACTTATCAAGCTCTTATTGACTTAAATCAAACATGGTTGAAACCAGTATTACGTACAGAAGATAGGGGTTTTGCAAAATCAATAAGATGCGGGATTGAAAATGCAAAAGGGGATATTATTGTTGTTATGGATTCAGATTTTAATCATTGTCCTGAATATTTGCCAATAATGATTGATAATTTAAAGTATTATAATTGTGTTATTGCATCTCGTTTTTTATATTTTCCGATAGAAAAACATTTAAGTATTTTTAGAATAGTATCAAGCTGGTTTTTTAATTTGTTTATTAGAATTGTTTTATTTTCAAAAATTACAGAAAACTTATTTGGTTTTTTTGCAATAAAAAGAAACGTTCTTTATACTTTAGATTTTGACAAAATATTTTGGGGGTTTGGAGATTATTATATTAGATTCGTTTTTTTTTTACAAAAAAAAAATTGTACTATCCTACAAATACCAGCTGTATTTGGTGAAAGATTACACGGAAAAGGTAATAAAGGACTGTTGAAAAGAATTGTAAGATACTTAAAAGAAACATTTATTTTGAGATTTAAAAACATTTAA
- a CDS encoding NTP transferase domain-containing protein — MKTGFLITARLKSSRLKNKILLDLNGETILDHVISRCKKVVGIDDVVLCTSTNNQDSILFDFALRHRIKFYAGSEDDVLKRLLNAAEYYHIDSFLSITADNPLHSFHIARLMLDSYKSKPADFIYATGVPIGIAPYLIDTIAVKIAVKMKQNSDTEIWGPFINRPDFFNVREFSIKNSPFNKDYRLTCDYLNDYKLIRKIVNYYESNKYLSIQEIFEVMENNEPFWSINNKIKQTLVKQEVLKKIDRHFNQMKEKGNKFAKQLNKKLISGFEQIIIDLY, encoded by the coding sequence ATGAAAACAGGGTTTCTTATCACAGCAAGACTAAAAAGTAGCCGTTTAAAAAATAAAATACTATTAGATTTAAACGGTGAAACTATACTTGACCATGTAATTTCACGATGCAAAAAAGTTGTCGGTATAGATGACGTTGTTTTATGTACCTCAACAAATAATCAAGATTCAATATTATTCGATTTTGCCCTAAGGCACAGGATAAAATTTTATGCAGGTTCAGAAGATGATGTATTAAAAAGACTATTGAATGCAGCAGAATATTACCATATAGACAGTTTCTTAAGCATTACTGCAGATAACCCGCTACACTCATTTCACATTGCTCGTTTAATGTTAGATTCATATAAATCCAAACCGGCAGATTTTATTTATGCTACAGGTGTTCCGATAGGCATTGCTCCATATTTAATTGACACAATAGCGGTTAAAATAGCGGTTAAAATGAAACAAAATTCGGATACAGAAATTTGGGGACCTTTTATAAACCGCCCCGATTTTTTTAATGTAAGAGAATTTTCAATTAAAAACAGTCCTTTTAATAAAGATTACAGATTGACATGCGATTATTTGAATGATTATAAACTAATCAGAAAAATTGTTAATTATTATGAAAGTAATAAATATCTGTCAATACAGGAAATTTTTGAGGTAATGGAAAACAATGAACCATTTTGGAGTATAAATAATAAAATAAAGCAAACACTTGTAAAACAGGAGGTTCTTAAAAAGATTGATAGACATTTCAATCAAATGAAAGAAAAAGGAAATAAGTTTGCTAAACAACTTAACAAAAAACTTATATCCGGATTTGAGCAAATAATAATAGACCTCTATTGA
- a CDS encoding NUDIX domain-containing protein produces the protein MFIEEKKYSKIKRLLPLNAVEILILDSKKRVLMVKRNNEPALNKWWIPGGRVLFGEKRIEAAQRLLKTECDITHFDIDELETVEYLVENKTENYYQHVISKIYIANIKQDGIQLDSQSSEHLWKYPNDWTKLIDHKFILNLLNNYQRQLETSFFSNYLRNNEGQKIIDPELYQTILQTLSIPCVDIFVTNTEGKVLLVKRKNEPAKGEWWVPGGRVLYGERMIETAQRKLWQECGLGGNNFIKFGDFDFVFNNKNDQIFHDIGTLFEVIVNNNNKDVILDSQSSMFKWKKPLDWLKEDLHDFIRDVLLYKMKKGKVKKSYN, from the coding sequence ATGTTTATTGAAGAAAAAAAATATTCAAAAATAAAACGATTGTTACCGTTAAATGCCGTAGAGATATTAATTCTTGATTCTAAAAAAAGGGTATTAATGGTTAAAAGAAATAATGAACCCGCACTAAATAAATGGTGGATCCCGGGAGGGAGAGTTTTATTTGGAGAAAAAAGAATTGAGGCTGCACAAAGACTATTGAAAACAGAATGTGATATTACACATTTTGATATTGATGAACTTGAAACAGTTGAATATCTTGTGGAAAATAAAACAGAAAATTATTATCAACATGTAATATCCAAAATTTACATTGCTAATATTAAACAAGATGGTATACAGCTTGATTCCCAGAGCAGTGAACATTTGTGGAAGTATCCAAATGATTGGACAAAATTAATTGACCATAAATTTATTCTCAATCTTTTAAACAATTATCAAAGACAATTAGAGACATCTTTTTTTTCAAATTATCTAAGAAATAATGAAGGACAAAAAATCATTGACCCGGAATTATATCAAACTATTCTCCAAACGTTGTCAATTCCATGTGTAGATATATTTGTTACAAATACAGAAGGAAAAGTTTTACTTGTAAAAAGAAAAAATGAACCGGCAAAAGGTGAGTGGTGGGTGCCGGGAGGTCGTGTACTATATGGTGAAAGAATGATTGAAACAGCTCAACGAAAACTTTGGCAAGAATGTGGTTTAGGAGGAAATAATTTTATAAAATTTGGAGATTTTGATTTTGTTTTTAATAACAAAAATGATCAAATTTTTCACGACATAGGGACATTGTTTGAAGTTATTGTAAATAACAACAATAAAGATGTAATTCTTGATAGTCAAAGTTCTATGTTTAAGTGGAAAAAACCACTGGATTGGCTTAAAGAAGATTTACATGATTTTATTCGTGATGTTTTATTATATAAGATGAAAAAAGGAAAAGTCAAAAAATCATATAATTAA
- a CDS encoding cupin domain-containing protein — MKTKLSNDRMEIFYPSCNIETVKDGRGGIFTWVPQDLIKEFNLLYFVPGSTRGNHYHPEFVEYFLIVEGSGIAVTLDSPDNTERIIHVSKGTCIRTPPGVTHTVYAITNLTAVAMLTKPWDDCKEPIIRKDIFN; from the coding sequence ATGAAAACTAAACTTTCAAATGATAGAATGGAAATATTTTATCCAAGTTGTAATATTGAAACGGTAAAAGATGGTAGAGGAGGTATTTTTACATGGGTACCACAAGATTTAATCAAGGAGTTTAACCTATTATATTTTGTGCCTGGTTCGACCAGAGGCAACCATTATCATCCTGAATTTGTGGAATATTTTTTAATAGTTGAAGGGTCAGGGATTGCAGTAACACTCGATTCGCCCGACAATACAGAAAGGATAATTCATGTAAGCAAAGGTACATGTATAAGGACACCGCCCGGAGTTACACATACAGTTTATGCGATAACTAATTTAACAGCTGTGGCAATGCTAACAAAACCATGGGATGATTGTAAAGAACCAATTATAAGAAAAGATATATTCAATTAA